The genome window TCTGAGCccttcagtggggacgtatagagagctgatgatggtgatgaatttaaataatatgaatatgtGCAACAATAGAATGAATGGACAAGTtataacacattttaaatattctaaaaatataaacttaactataataaattattagaatgTCAAAAATAGATAATGTAGAACTTTAAGCAAATTTCATACAATGTAAAGGTTGTTGACAGTCCAGCAATTAATGGGTTTACCACATCCTGTTAGATAAATAATTCCAGTGTGTTACTATTTGTCTAGTTTATCATTTATAGTAACAGactcaattaaaatatcttgttatattatatcaatgagttgatacattaataatattataaatgcgaaagttttatggatggatgtttatttgatgttATCCCCTGAATGGCTTAACGGATATTGGTGAAGTATTGGcttcttattacgtttttaattccgcgtggacagagtcgccgacgacagctagtgttattatatatcaaattaaactacagtcaaaatctgttataacgacatggaagggactactcatattgagtcgtaaaaaccgatagttgtaacaaccggtgacaggtattaataggaaaattatgtatattcatgtaggaaattaaaccgcattttgtttacttcaatacaaacgtataatataaaaggacaatatcatttttccatcatttttgtatgcataaaatctgtaattttagtttgtttgaaaCACTTCTGTCGTGCATACACATTTTGTAACTCACGTTGGATTTTAATCAGCGTATCGTCACAATTTCCCTGCATGTGGAACTCttcattaaaaagaacaatctTTCGTAATACACTAACAGCATTAAGACCGTCAATCAAAGTTGGCACTGTTAATTGTTCTTCCGAGTCTTCCTGTTCATTTTCGCACTGACAACAAACTGACTAAAGAGATATGACGAAGCGGGCCTTGAGGCTACGGCATGCATTTGCTTTGTTTCTAAGAATTACAAAAGACCCtaaactttgtttacttttacgaTAATAGCCATTGACTATTATACTGTACCAGATGTGGATACTGTTACCTattcaaattacaatacaGCTGAGCCGGTCGTTCTACAGATATAATTCTCCAAAAACATTAACCAAATGTGGTCGCTTAAAGCGGTATGTCGTAGTAAACAATGTCGTAAAAACCAATGTTTTCGATAAAGCTgtcatataacattcagccaggacctttgattttggtcattttaaccggtatgttgttctaaacgatgtcaccataaacggttttgactgtagtaCCAAATAATTGTTACTACTACAGATATTTATAAGAGGAATCtgttatatatttgaaatatattctAGCTATAACATATAAGTtatctgaaaaataataaaacttatctTTACAGGCATTCCTGGTATATGCTGGTGGCTTATTCGCCAATAGTGGTAACTACAAGGGATTTGGTGATACAAAATTCATTCCAAATCTGGCTAAAGATGCATTTGAACTCATTGTTAAATCATCTAAAGCATATGAAAATGACAATACACATTTAACTAAGTTATGGCAAAAGGTTCAAAATCCTATGTACAGCCTGGCACCAAGACTGACTAGCTTAGGTTTGGCTAACAAGGTAATGTATGattgaacaaaataattttgattaaaggCTAGGACAAACATGACTTCATATTATGAGTTCTCTGGTTCTCTCTTAACTCTTCAATCTCAACTTTTTTCTATGTTCAGAAGtactatttttacaatatctatcttacaaataattaatttatttttgatgattTTAGGGAGTAACAACATATTTCTCTAGCAACTGCACTGAAGAGGACTCTAATTTGGTCAATGATTGGATGAAAACAAAGAGAATTGAAGCCTACATTTGTAGAACATTCAAGACTACCGCTGATGATAGACGTGAGTTACTAAGTTAAGGCAAACATTTGGCAAGCTTGCCTTTGTTATCCAACTAATAAATCTAGACAGGGCTATTAGATAGCCTTAGAATAGACTATCAACATGTTCTGtgtcacaaataaaaaaatcatgtggCCATAGAATGTGTTAATACTAAAtccactgtttttttttacagtaccTTTATATACTATTCACTTGGCAAGTGTGGAATCGTCACCTAAACCACCACTAACTATGGACAAAGAGTTATATAAGAATGCATACTTCCAAGTGACCCGTGGTGACTATTCCCCTCTATTGAAGCTTGCCAGCGACAACCTCGGTAAAGCACAAGAGTATGCGGCCAATGATAATGAGAAGAACATGCTCAAACACTACATCAATAGCTTTAATGAAGGAGATCTGAATGAACATAAGGAAGGCAGCAGGTTTTGGATTAAAGACAAAGGACCTATCATTGAAACGTAAGTTTACACTATGgccaaattaataaaatacttttagaatttaattaaatagtatgTCTTGAAACATAGGCCTTAATTTTATAGGTACCAAGGTTTTATCGAGACATACCGTGACCCGAGCGGCCAACGAGGAGAATTCGAAGGTTTCGTGGCCATGGTGAACAAGGAAATGTCGAAGAAATTCGGTCGGCTGGTTGACGGCGCTGAGGATTTTATAAAGCTGCTGCCCTGGGGCCATGATCTGGAAAAGGACACCTTCCTCAGGCCTGATTTCACCAGCCTCGATGTGCTGACATTCTCAGGCAGTGGTATACCGGCTGGCATCAATATCCCCAATTGtaagttcattttatataatctaaCGACAATGGAAGAAAATCAAATTTTCAACTAAGCAATACTGATTAACATCAATCAAAGAAAACCTTGTAAGAatggtatttaattttaaaaaaaaatttgtttatcgTTAGATGACGAAATCCGTCAAAACGAAGGCTTCAAGAACGTATCGCTCGGCAACGTGATCCCCGCTGCTTACAAAGAGTCCGTCATACCCTTCCTGTCTGATGAGGATAAGGCATTACTTGATAAATACAGAGTAGCTTCCTTTGAGGTAAGATTTTCCGAGTATTCCAATTAAATATTCCGTAGTAttccatattttaattaaggaatgaattaattaatccatattattagttaaaacTATTAACGTGACGTGTTTAATCAACGGTCATTAGGTACAAGTGGGCTTGCACGAGCTGCTGGGTCACGGCAGCGGCAAGCTGCTGCGTCAGAACGCCGACGGAACATTTAATTTCGACAAGGAAAAGGTCAAGAATCCTCTAACAggttagttatattataaatccttttataaattcatctaattcaataaaaatctagttgtagatatgaaa of Papilio machaon chromosome 6, ilPapMach1.1, whole genome shotgun sequence contains these proteins:
- the LOC106714949 gene encoding dipeptidyl peptidase 3, which gives rise to MFRTLTINLIKCRHILTADLFINKYSKSLTGIGPLQSKAVQPAKVNAMEDKSNFLLPNNQRFVELDSSQAFNNLTNKEKLYAHYLSQAAWNGGLIVLLQTSPESPKIFSLLHRIFLGEPLENLKESALKAGVSEDDFQAFLVYAGGLFANSGNYKGFGDTKFIPNLAKDAFELIVKSSKAYENDNTHLTKLWQKVQNPMYSLAPRLTSLGLANKGVTTYFSSNCTEEDSNLVNDWMKTKRIEAYICRTFKTTADDRLPLYTIHLASVESSPKPPLTMDKELYKNAYFQVTRGDYSPLLKLASDNLGKAQEYAANDNEKNMLKHYINSFNEGDLNEHKEGSRFWIKDKGPIIETYQGFIETYRDPSGQRGEFEGFVAMVNKEMSKKFGRLVDGAEDFIKLLPWGHDLEKDTFLRPDFTSLDVLTFSGSGIPAGINIPNYDEIRQNEGFKNVSLGNVIPAAYKESVIPFLSDEDKALLDKYRVASFEVQVGLHELLGHGSGKLLRQNADGTFNFDKEKVKNPLTGKEIEMWYTEGETYDSKFTTLGSAFEECRAEAVGLYLSVLPEIVKIFGYEGKEAEDVTYVNWLSLLWNGVAKATEMYQPSTDTWLQAHARARFVLMRLLQLEGEGLLTVTEPARGADLLLTLDRHRIATDGKRIIGEFLVKLQTLKATGDAAAAEQLFARYSRLEGEWARWRDIVLLHKQPRNIFVQPNTVLKDNVVELKRYPASAEGMVSSWVDRFPDAKVDDILEQLTDLQAKYFEDLEPLAAA